In Herpetosiphonaceae bacterium, the genomic window TCTCGTCACTCGTCGAGCGCCGGGGGATGACCTGGACCGTCGGGGCGCTCAGGCCGCGCTGCTTGAGTCGCTGCTCAAAGACCGCCCGCTGCTCCGGCGAGAGCGCCGCTATCCGCTTCGATAGATCGTTCATGTGCTCACCTTTTAGCTCAGCATAGCGAGCGCGCTCGCCTTGGCACGAATAGCATAGTAGCCGCGCAGATCGTTCAGGTGCCGCAGGCTCGCCAGCACCGTGTCGGTCGCGACGCCGAAGTCGATCAGACAGGCGATCTCGTTCGCGCCGATCGCCTGAAGCCGGTCGATGATCGGAATACATTTCTCCGGCGTGCCGAAGAGCGAGGCCTGCTCGAAGTAGCGCTCGAAGGCAAACCCGACCAGCGTGCGCTCGTCGGCGGCGGAGATATTGTCGAGGTTGATCTTCAGGTTCAGGCTGCGGGCCAGATTGCGCAGCAGCGAGCCGTGGGTCCGCAGGTAGTTCGAGAACGGCTCGCGCACGATCTCTTTGACCTCGTCGTCGTCCTCGCCGATGAATGTATGCAGCATCACCGTCACATGGCCCTGCTGCGGATCGTGCCCGTGCTCGGCCAGCGTCGCGCGGTAGAGCGCGATACGCTCCTCCAACTGCTCTAAGGTTAGCTCGACCACCGAGGTCAGCACGTTGAGGCCAAGCTCGCCTGCGCGCACAAACGTCTCCGGGCTATTCGCGGCGGTAAGCCACATCGGCAGCGTCGGCTGGATCGGCCTGGGGAAGAGCCGCACCGGGATCTCGTTGCCGCCGCCGCCACGCACCAGGATCGGCTCGCCGCGCCAGAGCTGCCGGATCGTCCGAATGCCCTCGACGGTCAGCTTTTTGCGCTCGGCGTAGTGCTCAGGGAAGAAGACGAAGTCGTCGGCGTGCCAGCCTGAGGCGAAGGCAACGCCGGTGCGCCCCTTGGAGAGATTATCGACCAGCGACCATTCCTCGGCGATGCGGATCGGATGGTGCAGCGGCAGCACGACGCTGCCGGCCCGGATCTGCACGCGCTCGGTCGCCACCGCCAGCGCCGCGCCGAGCGTGGCCGGGTTGGGATACAGCCCGCCGAAGTGATGGAAGTGACGCTCCGGTGTCCAGATCGCGGTCAGGCCGTACTGGTCGGCCAGCTTCGCGCCTTCGAGCAGCAGCCGGTACTTATCGTCGGTCAGCACGGCCTCGTCGCTGGAGAAGTAGCACAGGCTGAACTGCATCGGCTGCTCGACGCTCGGCGGTAGCAGCGCGCGCCTGCCGTTGGTCGTCACACGCGGCGGCTCGATCGGCAGGATCGGCGCGCTCGGCAGCTCCACGAACTCATGCACAACCGGCGCAGGTGGGGCGGCCAGCTCGGCTGGCTCAGTGATCCAGACGGCCATCAGCTCGGCGGAGAGCTGATCCAGCTCAAGGCCCTCGACCTCGGCCAGAATCCGGGCGATCTCGTCCAGTTCCTCCGGCTCCGGCTGCTCAGCGGCAATCGCCTCGGCCAGTCCGGCGACGGTCGGCTGCTGGAAGAAGGCTTCGAGCGGCAGATCGATCTGGAAAGCGTCGCGGAGCTGCGAGATGACCTGAAGGCCAAGCAGCGAGTGACCGCCTAGCTCGAAGAAGTTGTCGTAGACGCCCAGGTGCTCGATGCCGAGCATCTCCTGCCAGATCGCCGCCACCCGCTGCTCGATCTCGTTGCGCGGCGCGACGTAGGCGGTCGCGATGTCGGGGCGGATCGCGACGGGCGTAGGCTCCGGCTGCTCCTCCTGTGTCGGCAGCGCTGCGGGCGCGCACTCCACCGCGATCTTCGGCATCTGCGCTGTGCCGGGCAGCGGCTCGATCCAGTAGCGCTGCCGCTCGAACGGATAGGTCGGTAGCGACACCCGGCGACGACGCTCGTCCTTATACAGTCCGGCCCAATCGACGGCTGCGCCGCCCAGCCAGAGCTTGCCCAGAGTCGTCAGCATGAACGCCAGATCGGACTCCTGCTCGCGCGCCGAGGGCAGCGAAGGCAGCGCGGTGTGCTTGCGGCTGTACGCCGGATGCCGCCGCGCCAGTCGGCTGAGGGCCTGCCCTGGCCCGACTTCCAAGACGATCGCGTCCGGCTCTTGAAGCACCGTGTGCAGGCCATCGCCGAAGCGCACGGTCTGCCGCAGGTGGTGTGCCCAGTAGCGCGGGCTGGTCGCCTCCTCGGCGGTGATCCAGGCGCCGGTCACGTTGGAGACGAACGGGATCAGCGGCGCTGCGAGCCCCACGCGGCTGACCTCGGCGGTGAAGGCGTCCAGCATCGGGTCGAGCATCGCCGAGTGGAAGGCGTGCGAGGTGGGCAGCCGCCGCACGTCGCTGCCCTGCGCCCGCAACTGCGCTTCGAGCGCGGCGACGGCCTCGGTGGGACCGGAGACGACGCACTGTGCGGGGCCGTTGATCGCGGCCAGCGCGAGATCGCGGCCGAGCCAGGGCTGCACGGCGGGGGCGGGCAGCGGCACGGCGAGCATCGCGCCGGGGGGCAGGGCTTGCATCAGCCGTCCGCGCGCGGCGACGAGCGCGAGCGCGTCTTCCAGGCGGAACACGCCCGCGAGGGTGGCGGCCACGTACTCGCCGATCGAGTGGCCGACCATTGCCGCAGGCTGCACGCCCCAGGCGATCCAGAGCTGGGCGAGGGCATACGCGACCACGAAGAGCGCGGGCTGGGTGATCTGCGTCTGATCGATCTGCTGGGCGGTGCTGG contains:
- a CDS encoding MupA/Atu3671 family FMN-dependent luciferase-like monooxygenase, yielding MPDYQDETGIAIIGMAGAFPGAKTLEQFWDNLRSGVESIAQLSDAELLARGADPVALQDPRYVKAAAMLDGIEEFDATFFGMTRREAEITDPQQRIFLERAWEALEHAGYNPERFPGTIGVYGGGSTNTYLLFNLLARPDLLQSFDPVQIDITNAGDHLTTRVSYKLNLRGPSHLIQSACSTSLVAVHVACQGLLNYECDLALAGGVSINAQQRLGYQYLEGGIVSPDGHCRAFDASAQGTIFGSGVGIVVLKRMADALADGDTIHAVIRGSAINNDGALKVGYTAPSVHGQAEVISEALSFANLDPTTISYIEAHGTGTALGDPIEIQALTKAFRATTDASGFCAVGSVKSNIGHLGAAAGVASLIKAVQALKHREMPPTLHVTQPNPAIDWAGSPFYVNTRLQPWPAGDAPRRAGISSFGVGGTNAHVILEEAPAQEPTSPSRPWQVLVISAKTPGALELATENLSQYFRQQPAADLADIAYTLQLGRTSFPYRGMLVCRDSADALATLERLDPQRVFRAFEERSDRPVIFLLPGQGAQYVNMGRELYEHEPVFRAALDRCCDLLLPHLGRDLRRLLYPTPADAASTAQQIDQTQITQPALFVVAYALAQLWIAWGVQPAAMVGHSIGEYVAATLAGVFRLEDALALVAARGRLMQALPPGAMLAVPLPAPAVQPWLGRDLALAAINGPAQCVVSGPTEAVAALEAQLRAQGSDVRRLPTSHAFHSAMLDPMLDAFTAEVSRVGLAAPLIPFVSNVTGAWITAEEATSPRYWAHHLRQTVRFGDGLHTVLQEPDAIVLEVGPGQALSRLARRHPAYSRKHTALPSLPSAREQESDLAFMLTTLGKLWLGGAAVDWAGLYKDERRRRVSLPTYPFERQRYWIEPLPGTAQMPKIAVECAPAALPTQEEQPEPTPVAIRPDIATAYVAPRNEIEQRVAAIWQEMLGIEHLGVYDNFFELGGHSLLGLQVISQLRDAFQIDLPLEAFFQQPTVAGLAEAIAAEQPEPEELDEIARILAEVEGLELDQLSAELMAVWITEPAELAAPPAPVVHEFVELPSAPILPIEPPRVTTNGRRALLPPSVEQPMQFSLCYFSSDEAVLTDDKYRLLLEGAKLADQYGLTAIWTPERHFHHFGGLYPNPATLGAALAVATERVQIRAGSVVLPLHHPIRIAEEWSLVDNLSKGRTGVAFASGWHADDFVFFPEHYAERKKLTVEGIRTIRQLWRGEPILVRGGGGNEIPVRLFPRPIQPTLPMWLTAANSPETFVRAGELGLNVLTSVVELTLEQLEERIALYRATLAEHGHDPQQGHVTVMLHTFIGEDDDEVKEIVREPFSNYLRTHGSLLRNLARSLNLKINLDNISAADERTLVGFAFERYFEQASLFGTPEKCIPIIDRLQAIGANEIACLIDFGVATDTVLASLRHLNDLRGYYAIRAKASALAMLS